The Poriferisphaera corsica DNA segment CCTGTTCGACATGCCGTGCATGTCAACGCAAGTAATTAGACCCAACCCCGTTCAACGATGTATTGACGGAAGACAACCATGAGCGAATTAAAACAAGACCTCCTCTCCGGCAACGACGCCTATGCACGCGGTGCATGGGAAGCCGGTGTTACCGTGGCCGCCGGATACCCCGGCACGCCTTCGACTGAAATCCTCGAAGCGCTCGCTGCATACAAACAACAAGACCTTCACTGCGAATGGTCACCCAACGAGAAAGTCGCCCTCGAAGTCGGCGCCGGCGCCGCACTCACCGGTGCCCGCGTTCTCGTGACCATGAAGCACGTCGGCCTCAACGTCGCCGCTGACCCCTTCATGACACTCGCATACACCGGATGTGTCGGCGGGATCGTGATCCTCGTCGCCGACGACCCCGGCATGCACTCGTCTCAAAACGAGCAGGACACCCGTCACTTCGCCCGGTTCGGCAAGGTTCCAATCCTCGAACCCTCCGATGCCACCGAAGCCAAAGATATGATGAAACGTGGTTTTGAAATCTCAGAACAATTCAAAACACCCGTCATCGTCCGTTCAACCACCCGCGTCTCCCACTCCCGCGGCCTAGTCGATCTCGAAGACCGCCAACTCCCCGAGACCAAAATCGGCTTCCAGAAAAACCCACGCCAATTCGTACCCGTCCCCGCATTTGCTCGTCAGATGCGCGTCGATCTCGAAAAACGCCTCCACGATATCAAAGACTTCGCCGAGACCGACTCTATTAATCGAATAGAGTACAACGACAAATCTCTCGGCATCATCACCTCATCAACCTCATACCTCTACGTCAAAGAAGTTTGGCCTGAGGCTTCCGTCCTCAAACTCGGCATGGCCTATCCATTCGCCGACAAACTCTTCAAAGAGTTCTCAGAGAACGTCGACAATGTCCTCGTCATTGAAGAACTCGACGACTTCTACGAGGAGCACATTAAAGCACTTGGCATCAAGTGCGATGGTAAAAACTTCGTACCAAACATCGGCGAATTTACCCAATCAAAACTCGCCGTCATTCGCGCCAAGTACGAAGGTAAAGAAGCGCCGAATCTTTCACCCGTGGAAGAAGCAGCCGACCTGCCCATGCGACCGCCGACACTTTGTCCCGGTTGCCCGCACCGCGGCATGTTCACAGCACTACGTTACTTCGATTGCATCGTCACCGGCGACATCGGCTGTTACGCTCTCGGCGTCGCGCCACCCCTATCCCGTATCGACACCATCCTCTGCATGGGCGGCGGATTCACCATGGCTCACGGCATGGATCGCTCACCCGAACCGAAGAAAGTGGTCGGCATCCTCGGCGACTCCACCTTCTTCCACTCTGGCATCACCGGCCTTTGCAACATCGCCTACAACAAGGGCACCTCAATCATCATCGTCCTCGACAACCGCACCACGGCCATGACTGGTCATCAAGACCACCCCGGTACGGGTAAAACGCTCATGGGCGATCCAACACAAACACTGTCTATCGAGAAGATAGGCGAAGCTTGTGGCATTAAACGCATCTTCTCGGTCGACCCGCGTGATATCGACAGCAACGTTCAATTGCTTAAACAAGAGTTTGAAGTGGATGAGCCGACGTTGATCGTAGCGAAATACCCTTGTGTTCTGAATGATAAATCGGTCTGGGAAACGCCGCGTGAGATCGATCAAGATCTCTGTGTTTCCTGTGGTAACTGTGTGCAGCTCGGTTGCCCGGCGATTGAGTACAACGGTGAAATTCCGAAAATTGAACCATTGATGTGTACGGGTTGCTCGCTGTGTGAAAATGTTTGCGAGCTTGACCTGATTAATGCTCAAGGTACGGAGAAGTAAACGCTGCGGATCGGTTGAATAATCGAGCAAACGCTTGCAGTTAAGATACTTTGTGCAAGCCAAAAGATAGCGTTAATCAGTAGTAAAAACCTCGAAATGATAACGAGTGATGATAAAATGAATCAAGTAAATGCTAGCGAAGATAAAGTCACAAGCGTCGTTTTGCTCGGCGTGGGCGGTCAGGGCATCTTGCTCGCCAGTGAGATTATGGCCCGTGCGGCAATGCACGCCGGGTTTGATGTGAAGACCAATGAAGTGCACGGTATGGCCCAGCGCGGCGGCTCCGTGATTGCGCAAGTACGTTATGGACAAAAGGTTTACAGCCCTTTGATTGCAGAGCGTACGGCGGATGTTTTGGCTTCTTTTGAGAAGGTCGAAGCGGTGCGTGGTGCGCACTATGTGAAGTCGGGCGGTCTAGCGGTGATTGCGAATACGCAGATTATCCCAACGACAGTCTCTTCGGGCCTTTGTGATTATCCGGCTGATATTGATGATCGGCTGAAGAATGCGTTCAGTAATCTGAGCCTGATTGATGCACAGCAAAAAGCGGTTGAATTGGGGAACGTGAAAGCTGCTAACGTCGTGCTGATGGGTGGTTTAAGTGTTGGTTTGGACTTACCGTTAGATGTATGGCATGAGGGTGTGAAGACGTCGGTGAAACCCAAATTTTTGGAGTTGAACCTCAAGGCGTTTGATGAGGGTAGGGCGATGACGATTGCATCACAGAGCGCGAATGCGTGATGTAAGCTAACTATTTGATGATGTTATGAGGCTCGCAGTCTTTGGCTGCGAGCCTTTGTTATGCGCACGTTTCGCTCAGTGTTTGGTAGTGAGTGTGCTCGCGTTTGATTCAAAAAAGGGGGTGTTCAATTGCGTTAACTGCGCGCACAAACATAGAGAAAACAGGGGGGAAACGCGCGTTTGTGCGCACGAAATCTCCAAATCAGTGACTTACCCGTAGTTAAAATTGGTCTGTTTTGGTGAGAAATGGCTAAAGAATAGCAAAATTTGGGTGATAACCGCGCGCTA contains these protein-coding regions:
- the iorA gene encoding indolepyruvate ferredoxin oxidoreductase subunit alpha, which gives rise to MSELKQDLLSGNDAYARGAWEAGVTVAAGYPGTPSTEILEALAAYKQQDLHCEWSPNEKVALEVGAGAALTGARVLVTMKHVGLNVAADPFMTLAYTGCVGGIVILVADDPGMHSSQNEQDTRHFARFGKVPILEPSDATEAKDMMKRGFEISEQFKTPVIVRSTTRVSHSRGLVDLEDRQLPETKIGFQKNPRQFVPVPAFARQMRVDLEKRLHDIKDFAETDSINRIEYNDKSLGIITSSTSYLYVKEVWPEASVLKLGMAYPFADKLFKEFSENVDNVLVIEELDDFYEEHIKALGIKCDGKNFVPNIGEFTQSKLAVIRAKYEGKEAPNLSPVEEAADLPMRPPTLCPGCPHRGMFTALRYFDCIVTGDIGCYALGVAPPLSRIDTILCMGGGFTMAHGMDRSPEPKKVVGILGDSTFFHSGITGLCNIAYNKGTSIIIVLDNRTTAMTGHQDHPGTGKTLMGDPTQTLSIEKIGEACGIKRIFSVDPRDIDSNVQLLKQEFEVDEPTLIVAKYPCVLNDKSVWETPREIDQDLCVSCGNCVQLGCPAIEYNGEIPKIEPLMCTGCSLCENVCELDLINAQGTEK
- a CDS encoding indolepyruvate oxidoreductase subunit beta, whose protein sequence is MNQVNASEDKVTSVVLLGVGGQGILLASEIMARAAMHAGFDVKTNEVHGMAQRGGSVIAQVRYGQKVYSPLIAERTADVLASFEKVEAVRGAHYVKSGGLAVIANTQIIPTTVSSGLCDYPADIDDRLKNAFSNLSLIDAQQKAVELGNVKAANVVLMGGLSVGLDLPLDVWHEGVKTSVKPKFLELNLKAFDEGRAMTIASQSANA